Genomic window (Zingiber officinale cultivar Zhangliang chromosome 2B, Zo_v1.1, whole genome shotgun sequence):
AAGTTGCATGAAGGAATCTCGGAGGCCAAGTTAGCAAAACGGGATCTGCTCCAGAATCAACTGACAAATCTCCGGATGGAAAAAGGAGAAATAGTGGATCAGCTGCACGTGAAGATCAAGGCACTGATCATCGGACTTAACAACCTCAGAGTAATAACAAATAGAGATtcaataaggtatgctttaaatgtgttCCTGAGAACTCCCGACGGACCTCGATAAGAAACGTCTACTACATTTCGAAGGACCTCGAGttaaatagtttaaaaaatttattttttacctTTGAATTaaatgaatctagatgtgcaggcATAAGAAAGGACAAGGAGCCAAACAACATCGTCGCCCTAAACACGAGAAAGGTCAGATTGGATTCTGACACATCTCTTGacgaaaataaaaaaacttacatgataagaaaattttcaaagttctttaaaactaacaaattcaaCAAGTCTCAAGCTAAGAAGGTTCCACGAAATAAGAGAAGAGTACAATGTTACAACTACGATGAGGAAGGACACTAAAAAAGCTATCTAAAATTAAAAGACAAAGACAAAGGATCAAGCAAGTCAAAATAAAGGAATCTCAAAGCAACCTGAGATGAGCCATCAGAAGAGTCTGAACTAGAGAAATATGTCGAACTAGCATTATTGGTGAGTCACCAAATGGAGAGCATCAATAAAGGAGGAATAGAAGTaaccaacaaggaagagaatccAGCTTAAGATCAAATATGGTAAGTGAGTTATGTCTTCTACCTAGGGCTACAAatgagctgagctcgagcttggGTCCGTTCGAGCTCGAGAAAATTAAATAGACTCGGCTTGAGCTCGAGCGGGTTTCTAAatttgagctcgagctcggctcgactaTTTAATCatgggctcgagctcggcttgaaAATAATGAATTTAAATATGGTAAGTGAGATATGTCTTCTACCTAGGGCTGCAAATGAGCCAAGCTCAAGCTTGGGTCGAGCTTGAGAAAATTAAATAGGCTCGGCTCAAGCTCGAGCGAGTTTCTAAATTTGAGCTCGAGCTCGGTTCAACCATTTAATCAtgggctcaagctcggctcgaaaATAATGAATTTAAATGTAAAAAAAACTATACACAAGCTGGGATTCAAACCTTCAACCTCTAACAACCTTATGAAACACTCTAGCCACAAACACCTCCTAAACTtattacttaattttaaaatagtaattattttaaatattaaaatattaaattagttgAGCTCGAACAGGCTCGATGAGCCTTCAAGCCAGTATTAAATGGGCTCGAGATCGGCTCGAATATTAAACGAGTCAGCTTGAGCTCGGCTTGAGCTCGATCAACTCCGAGCTCGAGTCGAGCTTTGACcgagcggcttgactcatttacacccctacttcTACCTCCTAATCAGCTATATTTAGTTAATAAGTTAATCTCTAAATCTTAATGTAAGCTTAAAACTaagaatattaaatttataaaaaaaaagacaatatgaatttgaaattatcttagcaaaagcatgtctaCTAGAAGAacttgataaaattaaaaatgagaatggaaaattaaaaaaacaaatagaatgTCTTAAAAATTCTACATATTCAAATCtttcataaaatttaaatttcaaatattaTAGTGGACTTAATTGATATATCAGGAACCATAGGGGATAAACTGTAAaagtagaaagaaaatatattccATGAAAATTTTTGATCAATCCCGTAGATAGGAACTTATTTTGAGTTCCTAAATTATGCTTagtctaaattaaattaatatttatgtatagtttaaatttaatttgcttTATTAATGTTttgtattgaattttttttttcaaaataaagacATTATCTACaaccaaatatatttttaaaatttactgtttgttatatttatttttaaaaattcttcttcCAAAAAATGAGTTTTGACAATTAAAATGTTtagaaaattgagtttttaaaaatataattttttttgtgatcatgAGTTATGTTTTCTGTTAGagtaaaaaattttagaatttttttttgacaattatcttatttttatgaaatttttatataatttaaaattaaaaaataaatcggagattaattttgaaaacccTGATTTTTAGAGAAATTACCTTTCCATTTTAGATAGTAAGAAAAATCGGCAAGATTTTTTagaatttgaaaactatttccaaTTTCCTGATCTAACTATTTTGGTTGACTTGGAAAAAAAatctttaggatttttcaaaacataaaaataatttttaatttatttttatcaaaatagagaattaattaatataattgatacctttttaaaattaattttgataaaatggtATATTATTGACAATTATATTCAAAACCCTTAGAAAAAAGTTTCAATATTTttctatatgttttttttttatttttccttaatttttttaatcaggaGGAGAAAATTAGGATTAAGTTTAGGAGggtattgatttaattttttttagttgttaTAGTTAATTGCAATTCTAtcaattttattatttggtttaatcataacttaatttgggtttagttttgatgtgatcaatcaggttaagttagactCTACGTATTTAAtattttgtgtctaagtgtgcagggatttaaaaacacaagaagtcgagtggaagacgtggCAGACaaaaaggatggcacgggaagtgagtcgacgggcttggtgcatccaagAGACGAGAAATTACGAAAGAGTATACCGGTTGATGAGAAGGACATGCGCAGcacttccaagggacgagaagccaagaaGGAAGTTTGCTCAAGAAGAAGGCAAGAGTTGGATTCAAATGAGCTCAACTTTGAATGGTCGAAGAATCACCTAAGCGACCGGAGCAATAGCAAGATAAGTCAACACAAAGTTGACTTGTCTAAGTGCCTGAACCAAGTCTAATCTCTCAGACAAGTCAAGGCGCCCAGACCAACTTGGGCCAATAGAGGCGTCCTTTGAAAGACTAAcgcggggataaaatttgggtccACGTCAGCAATATTCCAGATGCCCGGACCAATCCAAGTGCCTTGGCATGGACAAGAGACTTATCCCGAAGCTGTTGTGGAGTCATTGTAGAACTGTTGCGAAGCAAATAAGGCGCCACAGTGGAAGCGTCCAGACCTTATCCAAGCGCCTGAAACCCGCCACATCATCAACGGCAATATTTCGACCCGTGAAATATAAATAGAGTTCTAGTCTTCTTGATTCAATATAATACTAGTTTACAAACTATGTATTTTCAATTCTTTCATTCTTTGTAATTCTATGTTGTTATTGtctataagagactactctgtctTCATTGAAAGAGAACTTTTAGTGAGCTGGTATTTACCTTAAATTAACAACCTtttcagttgtaaccaagtaaaagttTTATGTCTCTTCTTTATTTTAGCTTATGTTTAATTATTTCTTGTTCAACTAACTTGTGTTCGTCTTtgttaataaagaaagcaaaagaAAATGTTAATCTTATTGACAGGGTTATTCATCCACCCACCTTCTAGTCGGCATGCATCATCGGGACCTATACTTCTTACCCTTTCCAAATATCGAACTCCTTCTGCTGCTCGAGAAAGATGAAATTGAGCTTGTCGATCTCTGACTTCAGCAGCTCGATCCAGTTGGCCTCTACGCACTCTCAAGAACTTGCCCTTCATTTTGGGAGAGTCTCCTCTTACGGCTTCTTCAGCCTCTTTCAAGAACAGATGATTTATGAGGTGAGATGGAACTAGATAAGTCGAGGATGCTAGTGAGGCAACATGCAAGATCCTACAAGAGGTGGATTCATTATCTTAGCGGTTCTCCAGCGTCGACTCCATAGCCATAGATATGGAAGGAGGTACATGTAGATACACAGATTCTAACGTGCAAAATCCTACAAGAATCGTGACGTACCGATGCTACAATCTAAGGGCCTTAGATGCAGCCAATAAGCGAGAGACGCGTGTCTCTGTGGTTGGACCGACAGTTGCGTTGGGTGtggagataaattagaaaattttgaaaaaaaataaatatggatttttttttttttttttttgttgaggaAGTAGAAATATATTTGATGTAATTGGATTGAGTTAGCATTGTATTTTCTTACTTttaaaaatagatataaaataggTGGAGATTATTTTCAAAAAGCTCAATAGATAACTTCTCAGTTCTAAATATCTtgtgtattttaaaaaataataataataattctgaaaattattttaaatagttATTAAAATtggagaaaaatttaaaaaaaaactgacggtgattattatgttaaaaatcACAAAAAGACTAGTGAAggaaaatatattatttaaaataaaatcacaaAAAGATTATAGATgatcatataattttttttcatctATAATTATAAATACTCTATTGCACCGTGAATCTAATGGAGAAAAATTATGGAATCATGAGGCTCATCTTTCATTTATTATTAAAAGAGTGCTCTATCTTATCATGTACATTTTACtttcaataattatttttattttttttatattatagcAACTGTTATACAATTTTCACAATTGTGATTTATATAATTGCTAcaactatataattataataattatgaaaccATAACTTCTATAGTAAAATATCGACTATAATTTGTAGCTACAAATATTAATCAGTATTGACCAATTTGACCATAAATAAAATGTTTATATTGTTATAATTATGTAATTACTACACTAAAATATTATTAGTGTTGATAAGAATTAAATTGTTATTATAATATAGTATTTATCAatattaaactaaaataaaatatccaTATTAAAATAGTTACGCACTATAAATAtagtattattaatattgatcagaattaaaatatttatattataatagttatgaaATTATAGATATTATTATTGTGTAGCAAATCATAGTTATAATTGTACTGTAATTATAAATGCGTAGCTATTACCATAACTCTAAAAGTAAgcgtttttaaaaaaataataaaaaataaagaataagttGATTCGGACGATTCCAATAAAAAGGATCGTCCATTTTTTCTTTCACTGCTGCTAATTAAGCTGGTTAATAATAATTACCAACTTAATTAAGACGagcaggaaaaaaaataaatgaacataATGATAAAAAAGAAGTGAGCTTCTTGTCGTCTTCTTCCGCTTCTAGAAGCTCCAAAGAGTTGGGAATTCATCAAAGATCTCAATCCGATCCTCGTAGcaatccgccgccgccgccgccggcggCAGCACCGGAAAAAGCTCATCGGAGAAGAAGTCCTCGCACGCGATAGGGTAAAAATCATCGCGCACTTCCATTGACTTCTCCGGCGCCGGCTTCTCCTGGTTATCCGGCGTCGCCTCCAGGTCCTCAGCCACTGCCGCCGCCGGCCGCTCACGGCATTGGTTCCCCGCCGCCACCGGAAAAAACTCATCGGAGAAGAAGTTCTCGTAGGCGAAAGGGTAAAAATCATCGCGCACTTCCATTGACATCTCCGACGCCGGCTTCTCCTCCTCCGCCACTGCTGCCGCCGGCCGCTCACGGCATTGGTTCCCCGCCGCCACCGGATATAATTCGCACCAGAAGTCGTCGTGCTCAAAAAAGAATTCTTCGCCTACAAGCGCCGGCGAAGCCGGCGAGGTCTCTTCCATCACCGGCGGAGGCTGATTACTGGCGTGCCGTGCCGCCGCGGCTTGGATTTGCCCGTGCGACGAGGCCGCCGTCGTGAATTCTGCCGGGAGCTGGTCGGGGAAGTTGAGCCGCGCGGCGGCGCCGCGGAGGCAGAACGCGGCCGCGTCGAAGGCCCGCGCGGCCTTCTCCGGCGCGTCGTAAGAACCGAGCCATATCCTCTCCCGGCTCCGCGGGAGGCGGATCTCCGACACCCACTTCCCCCACTGCCTCTTCCTCACCCCCAAGTACCGTACCTCGCCTGAGCCGCCCCTCCTCTGTTCCTCCTCTCCCCTACTCCTCCTCCTCTGTTTCTCcgcagccgccgccgccgccgctgccgcCGTCTTGTCACTCTCGGGCTTCATTCGAGAGCTAAAAACGCAATCAAATGTTCTTAACTTCCACAGTCCCGCAGTTCAACTGTCAACTCCTCTTCCACGAAGCAGAGCAGACACAGCGGTGCGCGCGGTATTTAAAGTGCCGCTCGACCGCGTGAAAGGTGACCTCAGCGCCGACGACAGCGATCGAGACACGACGTAAGCCACGAATCGGGCGTGGACCATCTTAGTATATTATTATCACGATAATCATAGGAGATATATTTTTTTCGCTCCCCACCCCCGCTTTCTCCTGAATAACTAATGTACCCTCCGGAGACTCATGTCATATATCAGAAACGTCCTTCATCCTAAATTTTCAGTTAAAATACATCCtttcataattattaattaatcataAATTATAAAGTGAAAATACTTATAAACCCAAGGAGCAAAGCGAAATTTCTCCCCTTAtcataattattaatttaatccaTCTAATTCAAACGTGGTGACGCTTTTTCTACACGTGTTTATAGTTTCTGTTTGACAAActaataatcaaatcacaattaGACTACGCAAGAGTCTACCGTCGTCTGTTGACCACACAATCTAAACCCTTGGGCTAATGGACGACTAGTGAGCTGGGTTGATTACTGAACGGGGATGAAAATTTTAGGCCCCCACTCCCGCGTAGCGACTCGCTGACTTGTGTCCAAGTTGGACAACTCCCAGTAGAGAAGAGACGGCGGCCTTTGGTTTGCATGTTTTTATTGTTTGGTTGATAATTATTATTTATAGTAAAATAGAGaatatttaaaagttattttatatatatatatatatatatatatatatatatatatatatatatatatataaataaaaatgaaatgctCCCGAAGAAAAGAGGAGTGACTGCCTTTAAGTTTCTAGAAGCATTTTAATTAATCTATCAATAAATCTTGTGAATGTGTCCCATGGGGAATAAAAAAAATCCATGTGGATACGAGGATCTAATTGCACGTGTCATAGATACATGACACGTGTACCTAAATGAGGCATAACTCACAAGTCAACTTTAAGGAAGCTGAGCTCAAGTACTGAGTTTGATATGTTTCAAGCATGAACTCTAACTTGTTAGCAAGGTTTTTGTAATCTTGAAGAACAACAGAAAAGGAAACAAAATTGATTTCAAGATATATATTTGAGGATTTGAGTAAGATTGTGTACACCTTGTATAGATCTCTCTTAGCCTTGATCGATTACTGTTTTTGCCATGGGCTATGATCTTGTAGGTACCCGACTTTTGAGTGTCATCGACAGTTTTTGCCTCTCGCCTTCGACCTCTGCAAACTGCAGACTGAGTTGAGAGAATCGGCCGTGCATCTCTTTGAGCTCGGTTTCGACAGTGGCGTATCGAGTCTTCGACTCCAGCATCTCCTTTATCAGTTCGTTGATGTCCCTGAAGCTCTGGAGCACTGCTGCCTCATTGTTGTGCTGTTTCAGGAATGAGCTGCGCACCATTCAAAAACAGAAATGATGAGCTCTGAATGGATAAtcaatcaaaaaacaaaaaagaaattcAATTTGCAAAGAACTCTCTTGAAAATTGGACcaacaaacaagtaaataaattacttgtcttacactaacaataacaacactacaacaccttttttttgtggatcactcacaattctaagacaaagaagaaaaacaaaaaactttgactcacaaattgatacttgattgatgaatgaaactaaatacaaggtagagtatttatagtactcttcatacaatctggaccattcaattaaattaaatcctagccattgaaattctaattcttatccatgaaataagaaaaacactcttgaccacacatttaattttatcttttaccaagtcgtcatctttatctattagaaaaataaataattaaatagcaaatcttatctataactcttatcttttattggataagttttatcctttatttgggttggagttgatatttaacactcccccttaacaCCAACCCTTTGTACTATGCCGAGTTGATCACGAAACCTTTTGAATTTGCTGGCGCTCAAGCCTTTTGTGAACAAATCTGCAACTTGATCATCTGTACTGATTTGTCTCATCTCAATTTCTTCTTGGAGAACTTTTTCTCTGATAAAATGATAGTGCACTTCAACATGTTTAGTTCTTGCATGAAAGATCAGATTTTCCGCCAAACGAATTGCCGATTGATTGTCACAATATATTGGAACTGCATAATCAACTGGTTGATGTAGGTTATTTAATAGTTGAATCAACCATGTGCTTTCTTGAGCTGTCATTGCTGCTGCTCGATACTCAGCTTCAGTTCTTGATAATGATACAGTTGGTTGTCACTTGCTGCACCAAGAAATTGCTCCAGAACCAAGCTTAAATAAGTAACCAGTTGTTGACCTTCTGGTGTCATGATCTCCTGCATAGTCAGCATCACAGTAACCAACTAACTTACAGTTTCCAATTCTTTTATACACAAGACCATAATCAATTGTGCTCTTCACATATCTTAGTATTCGTCGAACTGCTTCCAAATGAGGCTTCATTGGATTTTGCATGTACCGACTTATTACACTAACTACATAAGAAATATCAGGTCGAGTTAAGGTTAAGTAGATGAGATTGCCTACCAATTTTTGATACATAGTTGTATCTTCTAAGCTTTTTCCTTCATGTGCACACATTCTGAAATTTGATTCCATAGGTGTTGAGATTGGTTTGCAGTCGAGCATTCCGAACCTTTTCAACAAGTCTTTGGAGTACTTTTGTTGACAAAGGAATATTTCTTTTTGTGTGCGGTCAATCTCTAaaccaagaaaatgcttgagttgTCCAAGTTCTTTCATTTGAAATCGGACTGATAAATTCTCTTTTGTCTGAAGAATTTCTGATCCATCATCACCGATGATGACtaaatcatcaacatatacaagcaCGATAACTAGTTTTCCTTCATTTGATTTGACAAATAGGCTAGAATCTGTAGATGATACTAAATAACCACTCTGAGTTAGAAATTCAGCAATCTtaccataccatgccctaggtgcttgtttcaatccatagagcgCTTTCCGCAGTTTACACACATATTCAGGATGATGTTGGTTCTGAAAACCTATTGGTTGGATCATATGAATTTCTCGATCCAATTCTCCATGAAAAAAAGtatttttcacatccatttgccacAGATTCCAATCTTTGTTGGTTGCAAGTGCAAGTAGAACTCGTACAGTTGTAAGTTTCGTCACCGGACTAaacgtttcatcatagtctagtccGTACTGTTGAGAGAAGCCACGAGCTACCAATCGTGCCTTATACCTTTCAATTAACCCATCTGGACGACGCTTTATTTTGTAAACCCATTTGCACGAAATGGGTTTCACATCTCTTGGTTTTGGTATGAGATCCCAAGTCTGATTTTGTTGCAGTGCATCAATCTCTTGTTTCATGGCTGTCATCCACTCAGAACTTTGTGATGCTTTTTCAAACGTCTCAAGCTCTACTGCTTCTTCAACTATGGCTGCATTTGCATATTTTGGATTTGGCCTTCGTGTTCTTGTTGACCTTCGGAGTTGAGATTGTGAAGTTAATTCTTCCACTTCATTAggcctttcttcttcatttggaTGTTGATATATGCCGGTTTGCCAAGGACTCTGAGCCACTCTTTGTTCTGCATCATTATCATTTGGACCTCCTGATTCATCTGAACCTGATTGAAATTGAACTATATGCTCCCTCATCTTTTGTTGTACTTTATCTTCAAGGTCTTTAGATTCTGGCAAGACCTCCTTCTCTGTGGTCCACCAAGAAGATGCTTCATCAAACACTACATTTCGTGAAGTGTAACATCTTTCGCTTGTTGGATCGCAGCATTTCCACCCCTTTCTCTGGCTATCGTATCCTTCAAAGATGCATCTAATAGCTTTCTTGTCAAACTTGCTTCGTAAGTGATCAGGAACAAATACATAACATACACATCCAAATACTCGAAAGTAGCTAACTGTAGGTTTTTTGTTCCATAACTTCTCAAAGGGTGAAATAAATTCTAACCTTCGTTGAGGAAGTTTATTGATGATAAAAGCTGCAGTCctcattgcttcagcccaaaaacgTCCAGGTACATTCTTCTCATGCAGCATACTTCGACAAATTTCTGTAAGATGTCGGTTCTTtctttctgctacaccattctgctgtGGTGTGTTGGCACAAGTGTATTGATGATATACTCAACTTTCTCTCAAGTATTGAGAGAACTCTCTTGAGCTATATTCTCCTCCATTGTCTGTGCGCAAGCAACATATCTTTTTTCCCAATTCTCCTTCGACTGACTGCTTGAACTCTTTGAACATTGAGAAGGtatcagatttttctttcataaataaaatccacacataccttgagaaatcatcaatgaatgtcaccatatACCGCATACCACCAATTGACGACTGCTTAACAGGCCCGAATACATCAGAGTGAACTAACTACAATGGTTCCTTTGCTTTGAAGTTTGACTCCTGATATGGTAATTGGTGTGCTTTACCATACTGACATCCTGCACATATTGTGTCTGTTCGTATGTCTAGTTGAGGAAGTCCCTTGAGCATCGACTTCTGCATCATCATGTTTAATTTGGAATAGCTAACATGACCTAGCCGCATGTGCCATATAACTGCTGTCTCACTTTTTCTTGTCTTGTCTATATATGCAGACTCTGCTGACATCACGTAGAGCGACTCTAATCGTTGACCCTCCATTGTTAGTGTTTCTGAAATTTTGAGGTTTCGATATACCTTTACATTTTCAGGACCAAATAGAACATAATGACCTGAAGATGTTAATTGGGCCACAGACAGTAAATTCTTCTTCATTCCTGGGACATGATAGACATCTTGAAGAGGCACTTGGCTAGAATTATATCGAGGCGTAATTACCGTCTTACCAACATGTGTTATTGGTAACCTTGAGTTGTCGGTTGTAACCACCATACGAGCTCCTTTGTATTGAGATaagttttgcaatttttctttATCACCCGTCATATGATTTGAGCAGCCTGAATCCACGATCCAATCATTTTTGTAGTCAATTTGTTCTAGCGTTGTTGTGAGAGCCAAGTCTTTTTCCTCCGTAGCCATCAAAGCTTCAGCATCCCAATCATCTTCGCTATTCTCTTTAGAATTGGAAGTAGCAGTGTTGCTTTGAACGAACCTTTTCTTGGACCAACAATCTTTTGCCATGTGGCCCACCttcccacaattgtagcactcgcCAGAAAATTTTTTACGATCAC
Coding sequences:
- the LOC122048396 gene encoding ethylene-responsive transcription factor ERF034-like, whose product is MVHARFVAYVVSRSLSSALRSPFTRSSGTLNTARTAVSRMKPESDKTAAAAAAAAAEKQRRRSRGEEEQRRGGSGEVRYLGVRKRQWGKWVSEIRLPRSRERIWLGSYDAPEKAARAFDAAAFCLRGAAARLNFPDQLPAEFTTAASSHGQIQAAAARHASNQPPPVMEETSPASPALVGEEFFFEHDDFWCELYPVAAGNQCRERPAAAVAEEEKPASEMSMEVRDDFYPFAYENFFSDEFFPVAAGNQCRERPAAAVAEDLEATPDNQEKPAPEKSMEVRDDFYPIACEDFFSDELFPVLPPAAAAADCYEDRIEIFDEFPTLWSF